The proteins below come from a single Synechococcus sp. WH 8101 genomic window:
- the priA gene encoding primosomal protein N', whose protein sequence is MTEVDVWLEAGRDGRSFTYSDSRGLGVGLGDLVRVSLRGRPLQGLVIACRPSDSLLLSPGDPPPPALQPVEALLQRAAVEPRWRQWLDAMAVRCHTSSFRMLKAALPPGWLGQRAAGPSAARELWWVEPLLQPVDADTRAQGETALPPRQAALHAALMQCGGTWQRQLQADGFGPHLIQALVRRGLARRERRQAPALEITPVASDAGGRTLTDEQQQVLEAFAQQPSGGGMLLWGVTGSGKTEVYLQLAARELAAGRHVLLLTPEIGLIPQLVDRCRRRFGSQVLEYHSGCRERERVLTWRRSLEAETPLVVVGTRSAVFLPLEPLGLIVLDEEHDSSYKQESPMPCYHARDVALERVRHLGGKLLLGSATPSLETWMQLSPAGPLALARLSRRISSQPLPPVHVIDMRAELQDGHRRLISRALMDRLAVLPERGEQAVVLVPRRGYSSFLSCRSCGEVVQCPHCDVALTVHGSQPGRQWLRCHWCDHRAEVEASCRHCGSLAFKPFGAGTQRVLEQLSQELEGLRLLRFDRDTTGGRDGHRRLLEQFAAGEADVLVGTQMLAKGMDLPRVTLAAVLAADGLLHRPDLRAGEQALQLLLQLAGRAGRGEKPGQVLVQTYSPDHPVIRHLVDGRYERFLEEERTVRQQAGLVPFSRACLLRLSGPSASGTATAASVLAERLRPLCAAADWQLLGPAPAPVARVAGRSRWQLLLHGPQGSDLPLPAGMALWETLPADVALAVDPDPLAL, encoded by the coding sequence ATGACTGAGGTTGATGTCTGGTTGGAAGCGGGACGCGACGGCCGCAGCTTCACCTACAGCGACTCCCGGGGGCTGGGTGTTGGTCTCGGTGATCTCGTGCGGGTGTCCCTGCGGGGTCGGCCTCTGCAGGGACTGGTGATCGCCTGCCGCCCCTCTGATTCATTGCTGTTGTCGCCTGGGGATCCGCCGCCTCCGGCGTTGCAACCGGTGGAGGCGTTGCTGCAGCGCGCTGCTGTGGAGCCCCGCTGGCGCCAATGGCTGGATGCCATGGCGGTGCGGTGTCACACCAGTTCGTTTCGCATGCTCAAGGCGGCCCTGCCGCCTGGCTGGCTTGGGCAGCGCGCGGCAGGGCCCAGCGCCGCCCGTGAGCTCTGGTGGGTGGAGCCCTTGCTTCAGCCCGTTGATGCCGACACGCGTGCTCAGGGTGAGACGGCGTTGCCCCCACGCCAGGCGGCGCTTCATGCGGCCCTGATGCAGTGCGGCGGCACCTGGCAGCGGCAGCTGCAGGCCGATGGATTCGGCCCCCATCTGATTCAGGCCCTGGTGCGCCGTGGCCTGGCGCGGCGCGAGCGGCGTCAGGCTCCTGCGCTTGAGATCACTCCCGTGGCGTCGGATGCTGGGGGCCGAACCCTCACCGACGAACAGCAGCAGGTTCTCGAAGCCTTTGCCCAGCAGCCCTCAGGCGGGGGGATGCTGCTGTGGGGGGTGACCGGTTCCGGCAAGACCGAGGTGTATCTGCAGCTGGCGGCCCGTGAATTGGCCGCCGGCCGCCACGTGCTCCTGCTCACTCCAGAAATCGGCCTGATTCCCCAGCTGGTGGATCGCTGTCGGCGTCGCTTCGGCAGCCAGGTGCTCGAATATCACAGCGGTTGCAGGGAGCGGGAGCGGGTGCTCACCTGGCGCCGCAGCCTCGAGGCGGAGACGCCGCTTGTGGTGGTGGGAACCCGCTCCGCGGTGTTTCTTCCCCTGGAACCGCTCGGGTTGATCGTGCTGGATGAGGAGCACGACAGTTCCTACAAGCAGGAGTCGCCCATGCCCTGCTACCACGCGAGGGATGTGGCCCTGGAACGCGTGCGACATCTGGGGGGAAAGCTGCTTCTCGGCAGCGCCACCCCCTCCCTGGAAACCTGGATGCAGCTATCGCCCGCCGGTCCACTGGCCCTGGCGCGCCTCAGCCGGCGCATCTCCAGCCAACCCCTGCCACCGGTGCATGTGATCGACATGCGGGCAGAACTGCAGGACGGCCATCGCCGCTTGATCAGTCGTGCACTGATGGATCGTCTGGCGGTGCTGCCGGAGCGGGGGGAGCAGGCCGTGGTTCTGGTGCCGCGACGGGGCTACAGCAGCTTTCTCAGTTGCCGTAGCTGTGGCGAGGTGGTGCAGTGTCCGCACTGCGATGTGGCCCTCACGGTGCATGGCAGCCAGCCCGGGCGGCAGTGGCTCCGTTGTCACTGGTGTGATCATCGCGCCGAGGTGGAGGCGTCCTGTCGCCATTGCGGGTCCCTCGCCTTCAAGCCTTTCGGGGCTGGCACCCAGCGGGTTCTGGAGCAGCTGTCCCAGGAGCTGGAGGGGCTGCGTCTGCTGCGCTTCGATCGCGACACCACCGGTGGGCGCGACGGCCATCGCCGTCTGCTGGAGCAGTTCGCCGCCGGTGAGGCGGATGTGTTGGTGGGAACCCAGATGCTGGCGAAGGGGATGGACCTGCCCCGGGTCACCCTTGCTGCGGTGCTCGCTGCGGATGGTTTGCTGCATCGCCCCGATCTGCGAGCCGGAGAGCAGGCCCTGCAACTGCTGCTGCAACTGGCCGGCCGGGCTGGCCGCGGCGAAAAACCCGGTCAGGTGCTGGTGCAGACCTACTCCCCCGACCATCCCGTCATCCGCCATCTGGTGGATGGACGCTATGAGCGCTTTCTTGAAGAGGAGAGGACCGTGCGGCAGCAGGCGGGCCTGGTGCCTTTCAGTCGGGCTTGCCTGCTGCGCTTGTCGGGGCCCTCGGCTTCGGGCACCGCTACCGCCGCCAGCGTTCTGGCGGAACGGTTGCGCCCGCTCTGCGCCGCCGCTGATTGGCAGCTGCTCGGCCCTGCGCCGGCTCCGGTGGCACGCGTGGCGGGACGCAGTCGCTGGCAGCTGCTGCTCCACGGCCCGCAGGGGAGTGACCTGCCCCTGCCAGCCGGCATGGCTCTCTGGGAGACCTTGCCCGCGGATGTGGCTCTGGCGGTCGATCCTGACCCGCTCGCCCTCTGA
- the rpoD gene encoding RNA polymerase sigma factor RpoD, giving the protein MSPAATKSAAAKPAIVMMADANGKPKTVKAAEKKPAATKGKAAAKSTAKSSRSRSTGLKPGDNLNAAADALLAAAEQESTSKASGKTTSAKTASTKTASTKATATKATKSKAAEAKTASTKEVAANAATAKPETTAAAEKDAKAKALASIKIGPKGVYTEDSIRVYLQEIGRIRLLRPDEEIELARKIADLLLLEELAAQFESDNGREPDTKEWAALVEMPVIKFRRRLMLGRRAKEKMVQSNLRLVVSIAKKYMNRGLSFQDLIQEGSLGLIRAAEKFDHEKGYKFSTYATWWIRQAITRAIADQSRTIRLPVHLYETISRIKKTTKVLSQEFGRKPTEEEIAESMEMTIEKLRFIAKSAQLPISLETPIGKEEDSRLGDFIEADIENPEQDVAKNLLREDLEGVLATLSPRERDVLRLRYGLDDGRMKTLEEIGQIFDVTRERIRQIEAKALRKLRHPNRNGVLKEYIK; this is encoded by the coding sequence ATGAGCCCTGCTGCGACGAAATCCGCTGCGGCCAAACCCGCCATCGTGATGATGGCCGATGCCAACGGAAAGCCCAAAACGGTCAAGGCAGCGGAGAAAAAGCCCGCAGCAACGAAGGGGAAGGCCGCTGCCAAGTCGACGGCCAAATCCAGCCGCAGTCGCTCAACAGGCCTCAAGCCTGGTGACAATCTGAATGCTGCCGCCGATGCCCTGCTCGCCGCGGCCGAGCAGGAATCCACCAGCAAGGCCTCCGGCAAAACAACAAGCGCGAAGACCGCCTCAACCAAAACGGCCAGCACCAAGGCCACCGCTACCAAAGCAACCAAAAGCAAAGCTGCTGAAGCCAAAACGGCCAGCACCAAAGAGGTTGCGGCCAACGCGGCCACAGCCAAGCCTGAAACGACGGCAGCAGCCGAAAAGGATGCCAAAGCCAAAGCCTTGGCCAGCATCAAAATCGGTCCGAAAGGGGTCTACACCGAAGATTCGATCCGGGTCTATCTCCAGGAGATCGGCCGCATCCGCCTGCTTCGTCCAGACGAAGAGATCGAACTGGCCCGCAAAATCGCCGATCTGCTTCTCCTCGAAGAACTGGCCGCTCAGTTCGAGAGTGACAACGGCCGCGAACCCGATACGAAGGAATGGGCTGCCCTGGTGGAGATGCCGGTGATCAAGTTCCGCCGTCGTCTGATGCTTGGCCGACGAGCCAAGGAAAAAATGGTGCAGTCCAACCTGCGCCTGGTGGTGTCGATTGCCAAGAAATACATGAATCGGGGCCTGAGCTTCCAGGATCTGATCCAGGAAGGCAGCCTGGGCCTGATTCGCGCCGCCGAGAAGTTCGATCACGAAAAGGGCTACAAGTTCTCGACATACGCCACCTGGTGGATCCGTCAGGCGATCACCCGCGCCATCGCCGACCAGTCCCGCACCATCCGTCTGCCGGTGCACCTTTACGAGACCATCTCACGGATCAAGAAAACCACCAAGGTGCTCAGCCAGGAATTCGGTCGCAAGCCCACCGAGGAGGAGATCGCCGAATCGATGGAGATGACCATCGAAAAGCTGCGCTTCATCGCCAAGAGCGCCCAGCTGCCGATCTCCCTTGAAACGCCGATCGGCAAAGAAGAGGATTCCCGGCTGGGCGACTTCATCGAAGCCGACATCGAGAATCCCGAGCAGGATGTGGCCAAGAACCTCCTGCGTGAAGACCTCGAAGGCGTGCTGGCGACCCTGAGTCCGCGCGAACGCGACGTGCTGCGTCTGCGCTACGGCCTTGATGACGGCCGCATGAAAACACTCGAGGAGATCGGCCAGATCTTCGATGTGACGAGGGAGCGCATCCGTCAGATCGAGGCAAAGGCGCTACGCAAACTGCGTCACCCCAACCGCAACGGCGTGCTCAAGGAATACATCAAGTGA
- a CDS encoding DUF6561 domain-containing protein, whose product MPGPVVNGVRHDANSGGGVPANSASGVPAHAEKPFLPLLAEGTIRLVLLTSGQLLIARLRQTSDRDGERAYQLLRPLLVKEKHPSDSAQPGSGWILSPFLAGLSTQENLVLFKAAVASVLNPEPRLLHAYTIRTNQECPPEETPVERLKRAFEEFTESLEGG is encoded by the coding sequence ATGCCCGGACCCGTGGTCAATGGCGTTCGCCATGACGCCAATTCGGGTGGAGGCGTGCCAGCGAATTCTGCCAGCGGAGTTCCGGCCCATGCCGAGAAGCCCTTTCTGCCTTTATTGGCCGAAGGCACAATTCGGCTGGTGCTGCTCACAAGCGGTCAGCTGTTGATCGCCCGTCTGCGGCAGACCAGTGATCGAGACGGTGAACGGGCTTACCAGCTCCTGCGTCCTCTGCTTGTGAAGGAAAAACATCCTTCCGATTCCGCCCAGCCCGGTAGCGGTTGGATCCTGTCGCCTTTTCTGGCCGGACTCTCCACCCAGGAGAATCTGGTGCTTTTCAAAGCCGCAGTGGCTTCCGTGCTCAATCCGGAGCCCAGGCTTCTGCATGCCTACACGATCCGAACCAATCAGGAATGTCCGCCGGAGGAGACCCCCGTGGAACGCCTGAAGCGGGCTTTCGAGGAATTCACCGAAAGTCTGGAGGGGGGCTGA
- the hemC gene encoding hydroxymethylbilane synthase, which produces MALEHLRIASRRSQLAMVQTNWVKAELEQAHPGLPISVEAMATQGDKILDVALAKIGDKGLFTKELEAQMLVGRAEIAVHSLKDLPTNLPEGLMLGCITEREDPADALVVNAKNAEHKLETLPEGAVVGTSSLRRLAQLRHHYPHLEFKDVRGNVITRLEKLDAGDYDCLILAAAGLTRLGFADRIHQIIPSHISLHAVGQGALGIECVEGQPEVLELIKVLEHGPTASRCLAERAFLRELEGGCQVPIGVNTRIEANELVLTGMVASLDGKRLIRDERRGTVDKAEAIGQLLAADLKSQGAGDILQEIFAAVRPEA; this is translated from the coding sequence ATGGCCCTCGAGCATCTGCGCATCGCCTCCCGCCGCAGCCAGCTGGCCATGGTGCAGACCAACTGGGTGAAGGCTGAGCTGGAACAGGCCCATCCAGGTCTGCCCATTTCGGTGGAAGCGATGGCCACCCAGGGCGACAAGATTCTGGATGTGGCCCTGGCCAAAATCGGTGATAAGGGCCTGTTCACCAAGGAACTGGAGGCCCAGATGCTGGTGGGGCGGGCCGAGATCGCCGTCCACTCCCTCAAGGATCTGCCCACCAACCTTCCCGAAGGCCTGATGCTGGGCTGCATCACCGAACGGGAAGATCCGGCGGACGCCCTCGTGGTGAATGCCAAGAATGCCGAGCACAAGCTGGAGACCCTGCCGGAAGGCGCCGTGGTGGGCACCAGCTCCCTGCGCCGGCTGGCCCAGCTGCGCCACCACTACCCGCACCTTGAGTTCAAGGATGTGCGTGGCAACGTGATCACACGCCTGGAAAAACTCGATGCCGGCGACTACGACTGCCTGATCCTGGCTGCAGCCGGACTCACCCGTCTGGGATTCGCTGATCGGATTCACCAGATCATCCCCAGTCATATTTCCCTGCATGCCGTCGGTCAGGGCGCTCTCGGGATTGAGTGCGTGGAAGGGCAGCCCGAAGTACTGGAGTTGATCAAGGTGCTCGAGCATGGTCCCACCGCCAGCCGCTGCCTCGCCGAGCGGGCGTTTCTCCGGGAGCTGGAGGGCGGCTGTCAGGTGCCGATTGGCGTCAACACCCGCATCGAAGCCAACGAACTGGTGCTCACCGGCATGGTGGCCAGCCTCGATGGCAAGCGCCTGATCCGGGATGAACGCCGCGGCACAGTCGACAAAGCCGAGGCAATCGGACAACTGTTAGCCGCTGACTTGAAAAGTCAGGGGGCAGGCGACATTCTTCAGGAAATTTTTGCGGCGGTCCGTCCAGAAGCCTGA
- a CDS encoding MarC family protein, with product MSLLHTAVGIFTISNPIGNLPIYLSFTDGNKRKDRAIARSSAFTFLIALLLATWLGDALLGFFGIGRPAFQVAGGLIVVLIGLSMLRSEPSKVHHDPDSVERDQDSAVKGIVPLGIPLLAGPGTLTVVIADPAAASMGGKLGLSLVVLLLTVVVYVIFDAGEMLSSKISASALQVLTKIMGLLLTAIAVQMLFSGLSAGFPVLMQHMATS from the coding sequence ATGTCTCTCTTGCACACCGCCGTCGGCATCTTCACCATCTCCAACCCGATCGGCAACCTGCCGATCTACCTGTCCTTCACCGACGGGAACAAGCGCAAGGATCGGGCGATCGCCCGTAGCAGCGCCTTCACGTTTTTGATTGCCCTGTTGCTGGCCACCTGGCTGGGCGACGCCCTGCTTGGTTTCTTTGGCATCGGCCGACCGGCCTTCCAGGTGGCCGGCGGCTTGATCGTGGTGCTGATCGGTCTGTCGATGCTGCGCTCAGAGCCCTCCAAGGTGCATCACGATCCCGATTCGGTGGAGCGAGATCAGGATTCAGCCGTGAAGGGCATTGTTCCCCTCGGGATCCCTCTGCTGGCTGGCCCTGGCACCCTCACTGTGGTGATCGCCGATCCGGCCGCCGCCAGCATGGGCGGCAAGCTCGGCCTCAGCCTGGTGGTGCTTCTTCTCACCGTGGTGGTGTATGTGATCTTCGATGCCGGTGAGATGCTGTCTTCCAAGATCAGCGCATCCGCGTTGCAAGTGCTCACCAAAATCATGGGCCTGCTACTCACGGCCATCGCTGTGCAGATGCTCTTCAGTGGTCTGAGCGCCGGCTTCCCTGTGCTGATGCAGCACATGGCCACCTCCTGA
- a CDS encoding L,D-transpeptidase, with product MSTRSVPLSWPALAGLSVALAIPVAMPMESRARPASVPGPLAVLPAAPTTQIHLDLRQRRISVLRDGQRFGPWPVAIGDPKTPTPAGVFQVENMRKNPQYQSTKSGKVHPVTGPKAPLGHRWIGFLQQGQNQFGIHGTPWPHWVKIRAAVSNGCVRMLNAHVQKLYDLVEVGTPVVITR from the coding sequence ATGTCCACGCGCTCTGTGCCTCTTTCCTGGCCGGCCCTCGCTGGTCTTTCCGTTGCCCTGGCCATCCCAGTGGCCATGCCGATGGAATCACGGGCTCGCCCCGCTTCGGTGCCCGGTCCTCTGGCGGTGCTCCCAGCCGCTCCCACCACGCAGATCCATCTCGATCTGCGTCAGCGTCGCATCAGCGTGCTGCGCGATGGTCAGCGCTTCGGGCCCTGGCCGGTGGCCATCGGCGATCCCAAAACGCCTACCCCCGCCGGAGTCTTTCAGGTGGAGAACATGCGAAAGAACCCGCAGTATCAGAGCACGAAGTCAGGCAAGGTGCATCCGGTCACAGGACCCAAGGCTCCCCTGGGTCATCGCTGGATCGGTTTCCTGCAACAGGGGCAGAACCAGTTCGGCATTCATGGCACTCCCTGGCCCCATTGGGTGAAGATTCGTGCGGCCGTCTCGAATGGCTGTGTGCGCATGCTGAACGCGCATGTGCAAAAGCTCTACGACCTGGTGGAGGTGGGCACGCCGGTGGTGATCACCCGCTGA
- a CDS encoding inorganic diphosphatase, with protein MANLDQAPSRSMPNLLHVLPAFADEAELRLNTIVELNSNTINKYELITETGHLKLDRVGYSSLAYPFAYGCIPRTWDEDGDPLDIEIVNVTEPLIPGSVVEARIIGIMTFDDGGEVDDKVIAVLADDKRMDHIKSFEDLGEHWKKETTYYWEHYKDLKKPGTCSVNGFFGTEKAVEIIKSCEARYIAEIEPKLVD; from the coding sequence ATGGCCAACCTTGACCAGGCCCCGAGCCGCAGCATGCCCAACCTGCTGCATGTGCTGCCGGCCTTCGCCGATGAGGCGGAGCTGCGGCTGAACACGATCGTGGAGCTGAACTCCAACACGATCAACAAATATGAGCTGATCACCGAGACCGGTCACCTGAAGCTGGACCGTGTTGGCTACTCCTCTCTGGCTTACCCCTTTGCCTACGGCTGCATTCCCCGCACCTGGGATGAGGACGGCGATCCGCTCGATATCGAAATTGTCAACGTGACCGAGCCCCTCATCCCGGGCTCCGTGGTGGAGGCTCGCATCATCGGCATCATGACCTTCGATGACGGCGGTGAGGTGGACGACAAGGTGATCGCCGTGTTGGCTGACGACAAGCGCATGGATCACATCAAGAGCTTTGAAGATCTCGGTGAGCACTGGAAGAAGGAAACCACCTACTACTGGGAGCACTACAAGGACCTCAAGAAGCCCGGTACCTGCAGTGTCAACGGCTTCTTCGGCACCGAGAAGGCTGTGGAGATCATCAAGAGCTGCGAAGCTCGCTACATAGCTGAGATCGAACCCAAGCTGGTCGACTGA
- a CDS encoding L,D-transpeptidase, translating into MAWLPPPPPPLLLAVEASPATLVFQKAKGTLPSGDRRWVLQLRRGGKTLASWPAVSGTRRAQASDRRWSPGNGAPLPVGSYNVGRPERWDGSWWIDLSPRFSTTRSALGIHTCLPGSGCICLPNKADTDAVAAWINKAGVRRLQVVN; encoded by the coding sequence ATGGCTTGGTTGCCACCACCCCCACCACCGCTTCTGCTTGCAGTTGAGGCTTCGCCAGCCACGCTGGTGTTTCAGAAGGCCAAGGGCACACTCCCGTCCGGTGACCGGCGCTGGGTGTTGCAGTTGCGGCGAGGCGGCAAGACATTGGCCAGTTGGCCAGCGGTGAGCGGCACCCGCAGGGCCCAGGCATCGGATCGGCGCTGGTCGCCTGGCAACGGCGCGCCGCTACCGGTGGGCAGCTACAACGTCGGCCGGCCGGAGCGTTGGGATGGTTCCTGGTGGATTGATCTCAGCCCTCGCTTCTCCACAACCCGCAGCGCCCTCGGGATTCACACCTGCTTGCCGGGCAGCGGCTGCATCTGTCTGCCCAACAAAGCCGACACCGACGCTGTGGCCGCTTGGATCAACAAGGCTGGGGTTCGGCGGCTGCAGGTGGTGAACTGA